The following are encoded together in the Oncorhynchus nerka isolate Pitt River linkage group LG25, Oner_Uvic_2.0, whole genome shotgun sequence genome:
- the LOC115109121 gene encoding uncharacterized protein LOC115109121 — MFKYTPPWQVLSSSMEHETKRLSVAASDEYQDVLTQDEGDLIGCHSLLLSASKISLSTQEDTTTQGTTDSIPRKWLLQPMSPKLEQATDLRTMLSPTTDEPFSLDRSWTYNRNGNSSAFSFDSISVNHTRSTVVVSSQQKEVQARQVVLSEENCGITSEDWQASSSSSPSSTGSYCGFYSFVDNPASPEAELNEAWTVSPERQATLKEERSFKLQTYVGGKKPGSLFKEDKDSRYQVETDNGAQLKAEEEEKKLRKEIMHGHAPPKTATYREQCSALSLSPNKLLEGFSLCYGPTSSKSEPTPAAEAGTIDNEQINFSAAREQFIKMEQSRLNPFLQSPSSLKPQGRRWQSEDSLLSPKSAKKEDLSTVWLNQSPTPVKQQDEGEVVTAGKVTVYRTEEKVTKSQGSLLYDLDSGLEDLSGDPSVGYTSDVSTSNDNSQPESKATQSVSGHRETPIEKEIRITQEREESLRKLRGIKHTDVQEMVEIKTKYLLSQPAPPRTPVRSKENNRVSFFIQREIEKDSQREVDLMHQGRVPSLYDRGTPQELENRKKIFELPDQPGAKEKRKRAWSSPRVNVRSSSSDREGFPSTCFPNQHSEETELYISHMNTAPSVNTTSKGWGSDSQDFTRILPSSLPEESVTLKGHETTKAASSKVTIVVKTTSTSEIVNDPSWLERRKEPVPAKSSSAKEASFSYSLSSPTPTASAVQGSEPNDKLSQTWRAHLNSGSPRPQRPNAPDVIQKEIEQDLKREQEHRELRESCGLSSSMEGNLDCVGRDAKDTHQSQSLQRVIVEQEDSVFYESPSLLVEQTSLTRRPSSFITPVSMLDKTDSAAPFSPSIRPTARLPSFSIVTAQPWGCPRPTSPVDSRVSPMLPASPWAETRGSPGTPTQKGLTETLLEDFEERRVKLKLEENAHAGIQCIDDVNNEVLEATRITRHKNKRALRWEAGDYTNEYQSSPLEGMIPPDDPIGQDFNRITRSQ; from the exons ATGTTCAAGTACACCCCTCCTTGGCAGGTGCTGAGTAGCAGCATGGAGCATGAGACCAAG AGACTCTCAGTTGCTGCATCTGATGAATACCAGGATGTGTTGACCCAGGATGAGGGAGACCTGATAGGGTGCCACTCTCTCCTGCTTAGTGCCTCAAAAATCTCACTGTCTACACAGGAAGACACGACAACCCAAGGAACCACGGACAGCATACCCAGAAAGTGGCTGCTGCAGCCCATGTCACCTAAATTGGAGCAGGCAACAGATCTTCGCACCATGCTCAGCCCCACCACGGACGAGCCCTTCAGCCTGGACCGGAGCTGGACCTACAACAGGAATGGCAACTCTTCTGCTTTCAGTTTCGACAGCATCTCCGTAAACCACACCCGGTCCACAGTTGTCGTATCTTCCCAGCAAAAAgaggtgcaggccaggcaggTGGTGTTGTCGGAGGAAAACTGCGGCATCACCAGCGAAGACTGGCAAGCCAGCAGCTCTAGCAGTCCCAGCAGCACGGGCTCCTACTGCGGGTTCTACTCGTTCGTGGACAATCCTGCAAGCCCCGAGGCAGAGCTGAATGAAGCCTGGACGGTGTCCCCGGAAAGGCAAGCCACCCTGAAAGAGGAGCGCAGCTTCAAACTGCAGACATATGTTGGTGGGAAGAAGCCAGGGAGTCTGTTCAAGGAGGACAAGGACTCCCGCTACCAGGTGGAAACAGACAACGGTGCCCAATTgaaggcagaggaggaggagaagaaactTAGGAAGGAGATCATGCATGGTCATGCCCCCCCAAAAACTGCCACCTACAGGGAACAGTGTAGTGCACTGAGCTTGTCACCCAACAAGCTGCTGGAAGGGTTCAGCTTGTGCTATGGTCCAACCAGTAGTAAATCTGAGCCCACACCAGCAGCCGAGGCTGGTACCATCGACAATGAGCAGATAAACTTCAGCGCAGCGCGGGAGCAGTTCATAAAGATGGAACAGTCCAGGCTAAACCCCTTTCTGCAGAGTCCCAGCTCTCTAAAACCACAAGGAAGACGGTGGCAGTCAGAAGACAGCTTGTTATCACCAAAGAGTGCAAAAAAAGAAGACCTCTCTACAGTATGGTTGAACCAAAGTCCGACCCCAGTGAAACAGCAGGATGAAGGGGAAGTCGTCACTGCCGGAAAGGTGACAGTGTACCGCACAGAGGAGAAGGTAACCAAGAGCCAGGGTAGTCTGCTTTATGACCTTGACTCTGGACTGGAGGATCTATCGGGGGACCCCAGTGTTGGCTACACAAGTGATGTAAGCACATCCAATGACAACTCTCAACCAGAAAGCAAGGCCACCCAATCGGTAAGTGGTCACAGAGAGACGCCCATTGAGAAGGAGATTCGTATCactcaggagagagaggagagccttcGGAAATTGCGGGGAATTAAGCACACCGATGTCCAGGAGATGGTGGAGATCAAGACCAAGTATCTGCTCTCCCAGCCTGCACCACCACGGACACCTGTCAGGTCCAAAGAGAATAATCGGGTGAGCTTCTTCATCCAGCGCGAGATTGAAAAGGACAGCCAGAGGGAAGTGGACCTGATGCACCAGGGGAGAGTCCCAAGTCTGTATGACAGGGGAACTCCGCAGGAACTGGAGAATAGGAAGAAGATATTTGAGCTGCCAGACCAACCTGGAGCCAAGGAGAAGAGGAAAAGGGCTTGGTCTTCACCCAGGGTCAATGTGAGGAGTAGCAGCTCAGATAGGGAAGGCTTCCCTTCCACTTGCTTCCCTAACCAGCACTCAGAAGAGACAGAGTTGTACATCAGCCACATGAACACCGCTCCAAGCGTCAATACCACCAGCAAAGGCTGGGGTTCAGATTCCCAAGACTTCACCAGAATACTGCCAAGTAGCCTCCCAGAGGAGAGTGTTACATTGAAAGGCCATGAGACCACAAAAGCGGCAAGCTCTAAAGTCACAATAGTGGTGAAGACGACAAGTACTAGCGAAATAGTAAATGACCCATCGTGGTTAGAGCGAAGAAAGGAGCCAGTTCCAGCCAAAAGCTCCTCAGCTAAAGAAGCCTCCTTTTCGTACTCTCTGTCCTCCCCTACACCCACTGCTTCTGCAGTTCAGGGGTCTGAGCCGAATGATAAACTTTCTCAAACCTGGAGGGCGCACCTGAATTCTGGTAGCCCACGACCTCAAAGACCAAATGCTCCAGATGTTATCCAGAAGGAGATTGAGCAGGATCTAAAACGCGAGCAGGAGCACCGGGAACTCCGGGAATCCTGTGGCCTGTCCAGCTCTATGGAAGGAAACCTGGACTGTGTAGGACGAGACGCTAAAGACACACATCAATCGCAAAGCCTGCAAAGGGTCATCGTGGAACAGGAAGACTCTGTCTTCTATGAGAGTCCTTCACTTCTTGTAGAGCAGACAAGCTTGACCAGACGGCCCTCTTCCTTTATCACTCCAGTATCAATGCTAG ATAAAACAGACAGCGCAGCTCCCTTTTCCCCTTCCATTCGTCCCACTGCCCGACTTCCCTCCTTTTCCATAGTGACCGCCCAGCCATGGGGCTGTCCAAGGCCCACCTCCCCCGTGGATAGCAGGGTTTCCCCCATGCTGCCTGCCAGCCCATGGGCAGAGACACGTGGCTCCCCTGGGACACCCACACAAAAGGGCCTGACCGAGACATTGCTAGAGGattttgaggagaggagagtcaaactgaagctggaagaGAACGCT CATGCAGGAATTCAGTGCATTGATGATGTGAATAATGAG GTCTTGGAGGCCACCCGGATCACCAGGCACAAAAACAAGCGGGCACTGCGCTGGGAGGCTGGTGACTACACCAACGAGTACCAGTCCTCTCCCCTGGAGGGCATG atccctcctgatgacccaaTTGGACAGGACTTCAACAGGATCACCAGGAGCCAATGA